The Gillisia sp. Hel_I_86 genome has a segment encoding these proteins:
- a CDS encoding argonaute/piwi family protein — translation MNKLKNIIEPKLLFNHNQEVQDPRDGLTLFGPYSKDKVNNFSIGIIGTPSGIDFFKSWLTKFLNPVIPLKKDVSKPFYPGFEAIFGITVNLNSTVELEVSPSDLKKMYRYSDSHVRVSSMVDLFVDKIIDQKKEDDRPPVNLWFVIIPDEVYQHGRVKSKPAKDPIKIGIKDKYSRTTVGLFDEIDPTIKKLKDSYNYENNFHNQLKLKLLKHEILTQIIRESTIAYDQHPYLNSRNEPKRDLANMESDICWNIATSVYYKLGGLPWKLGKIRKDVCYIGLVFKINERNKNNKYACCAAQMFLDSGDGMVFKGAVGPWYNEDTKEFHLSEEASKDLLNKALDSFKRENNRLPKEIFIHGKTYFSNEEWKGFLNAVEGQDISIIGVTIKEEKVFKLYRNKDFPILRGSYYTKSHSQAYLWTKGFIPRLQQPLGMETPNPLSIKVTRGARNTNINTVCKDILALTKLNYNSCKFCDGSPVTLKFANVIGEILTSGEIEDLRPALPFRYYI, via the coding sequence ATGAATAAACTCAAGAATATAATAGAGCCTAAATTACTGTTCAATCATAATCAAGAGGTTCAAGATCCTAGGGACGGTCTTACCCTATTTGGCCCATACAGTAAGGATAAAGTAAATAATTTTTCGATAGGAATAATAGGAACACCTTCAGGAATAGATTTCTTTAAAAGCTGGTTAACAAAATTCTTAAATCCAGTTATACCCTTAAAAAAAGACGTATCCAAACCTTTTTATCCTGGTTTTGAAGCCATTTTTGGAATTACTGTAAATTTAAATTCCACTGTAGAATTAGAAGTATCGCCTTCGGATCTAAAAAAAATGTATAGATACTCTGATTCTCATGTGAGAGTTTCAAGTATGGTAGATTTATTTGTAGATAAAATTATCGACCAGAAAAAGGAAGATGACAGACCACCAGTTAATTTATGGTTCGTTATTATTCCCGATGAAGTCTATCAACATGGAAGGGTTAAATCCAAACCTGCTAAAGACCCTATAAAAATTGGCATAAAAGATAAATATTCCAGAACAACCGTGGGATTATTTGACGAGATAGATCCAACCATAAAAAAACTTAAGGATAGTTACAATTACGAAAATAATTTTCATAATCAACTTAAATTAAAACTGTTAAAGCATGAGATCCTTACACAAATAATTAGGGAATCAACGATTGCTTATGATCAGCATCCGTATTTAAATTCAAGAAACGAACCCAAAAGAGATTTGGCTAACATGGAATCTGATATTTGTTGGAATATAGCAACGTCAGTATATTATAAATTGGGTGGCTTACCATGGAAACTTGGAAAAATTCGAAAGGACGTCTGTTATATAGGATTAGTTTTTAAAATAAATGAGAGAAATAAAAATAATAAGTATGCCTGTTGTGCTGCCCAAATGTTTTTAGATAGCGGTGATGGAATGGTATTTAAAGGCGCTGTCGGGCCATGGTATAATGAGGATACTAAAGAATTTCATTTATCCGAAGAAGCTTCAAAAGATTTACTCAATAAGGCTCTTGATTCATTTAAAAGGGAAAATAATAGATTACCTAAAGAGATTTTTATTCATGGTAAAACTTACTTCAGTAATGAAGAATGGAAGGGATTTTTAAATGCAGTTGAAGGGCAAGATATTTCAATTATTGGCGTCACTATTAAAGAAGAAAAAGTTTTTAAATTATACAGGAATAAAGATTTCCCAATTTTAAGGGGATCTTATTATACAAAAAGTCATTCTCAGGCTTATCTCTGGACTAAAGGTTTTATTCCTCGCCTACAACAACCTTTAGGCATGGAAACTCCTAATCCTCTTTCAATAAAAGTAACAAGGGGAGCAAGGAACACAAATATTAATACCGTATGCAAAGATATTTTAGCTCTCACAAAATTGAATTATAACTCCTGTAAATTCTGCGACGGATCACCCGTCACTCTGAAATTTGCAAATGTTATTGGAGAAATTTTGACCTCTGGTGAAATAGAGGATTTAAGGCCTGCATTGCCTTTTAGGTATTATATTTAA
- a CDS encoding toll/interleukin-1 receptor domain-containing protein, translating to MLEKNNPQARDTIFIGHATPEDNEFTIWLQSQLQNHGYNCECDLTFLLGGESDYWKSLQDFLEYRSIKYILVVSEVTFSKQGVLDEWEQCKSIERQFGLKDFIIPIKIDQSSYSARIGLNRKNIIDFEKNWAVGLKRLFKKLEADKAPRDKNLKTNLTDWYNNIYSNWSGIEKGGTDVFYSNWLRIENLPRNIYFFHFRNDKQAKAILKENDFPCYRHGNMVVTFDKDLNLYLEAEDLHLNPKEVIETNTKNAFNYFESDNFPKYNDLRRLLVRLLNRVLHYYMENLGLLHYQFSNKLCYFHPHSIDDKVKGKFELNGKSKNIGLTGKYFEDFWHYGISFHTLLEPELCFSLKNHLVFTSDGMKPWSDSKKIQAARRKKGKRMFNKEWRDLLLSYLSILGTEENKIYIPLSNNSYLELPTTPILFESSFTYIEPNDEKRMIPIDDFLEEQEHYLSQDEESQNE from the coding sequence ATGCTCGAAAAAAATAATCCACAAGCTAGAGACACCATATTTATTGGCCATGCAACACCTGAAGACAATGAATTTACAATTTGGCTACAATCCCAACTTCAAAATCACGGCTACAATTGTGAATGTGATTTAACTTTTCTCTTAGGTGGAGAATCCGATTACTGGAAAAGCCTTCAAGATTTTTTAGAATATCGTTCAATCAAATATATTTTAGTAGTCTCCGAAGTGACATTTAGTAAACAGGGGGTTTTGGATGAATGGGAACAATGTAAAAGTATTGAAAGACAATTTGGCTTAAAAGACTTTATTATCCCCATTAAAATTGATCAATCTTCCTACTCAGCGAGAATTGGCTTAAATCGAAAGAATATAATAGACTTTGAGAAAAACTGGGCGGTAGGCTTGAAAAGACTTTTTAAAAAATTAGAGGCCGATAAAGCACCAAGAGATAAAAACCTCAAAACTAATTTAACTGATTGGTATAATAATATCTATTCTAATTGGAGTGGGATTGAAAAAGGGGGTACAGATGTTTTCTATTCAAACTGGCTGAGAATTGAGAATTTACCCAGAAATATTTATTTTTTTCACTTTAGAAATGATAAACAGGCAAAAGCTATTCTAAAAGAAAACGATTTTCCTTGTTATAGGCATGGCAATATGGTTGTAACTTTTGATAAAGATCTCAATCTTTATTTAGAAGCTGAAGATCTACATTTAAATCCAAAAGAAGTTATTGAAACTAACACTAAGAATGCTTTCAATTACTTTGAATCAGATAATTTTCCAAAATACAATGATCTTAGAAGGTTGCTAGTTAGACTTTTAAATAGAGTCCTTCATTATTATATGGAAAATCTAGGGTTATTGCATTATCAGTTTTCAAATAAACTCTGCTATTTTCATCCGCATTCCATTGACGATAAAGTGAAAGGTAAGTTTGAGCTAAATGGAAAATCTAAAAATATTGGTTTGACAGGCAAATATTTTGAAGATTTTTGGCACTATGGTATTAGCTTCCATACTTTATTAGAACCCGAATTGTGTTTCAGTTTGAAAAATCATTTAGTTTTTACTTCAGATGGGATGAAACCTTGGAGTGACTCGAAAAAAATTCAGGCTGCAAGGAGAAAAAAAGGAAAGCGAATGTTTAATAAGGAGTGGAGAGATCTTTTACTTTCTTATTTATCGATATTAGGAACCGAAGAAAATAAAATTTACATACCCCTATCTAATAATTCTTATTTAGAACTTCCAACTACTCCTATTTTATTTGAATCATCATTTACCTATATAGAACCAAATGATGAAAAAAGAATGATTCCAATTGATGATTTTCTGGAGGAACAAGAACATTATCTATCTCAAGACGAAGAATCGCAAAATGAATAA
- a CDS encoding site-specific integrase, whose amino-acid sequence MSASAKIILRKKPNTKGMFPLAIRITKNRRSTYKHIGHYIDMEDWDEKNLRVKKSHPNAKSLNSLLSSKLTEVNKGLMNLQSEDGDVSATQIKRNIYKPISSLTFFDYAKEHLDALEADKKMNRYTTDTALLTYISDFHKSKELRFQEINLRFLKRFKTYLMGNRNLTETSALNVMVLIRLIYNRAIADKVVSKDLYPFGKGSFKIKFPQTIKIGLNKKEITQLENVQNLSEVQRHALNVWLFSFYFAGMRVSDVLFTKWSMVYDGRLNYRMSKNTKIVSLKIPQKAMIILKYYENNKNGADDFIFPEMKKADFSEAKDVYNKIKVATSKFNKNLKSIVKKAGINKKVTMHIARHSFGNIAGDSIHPLMLQKLYRHSDLKTTINYQANFIHKEADEALDSVVNF is encoded by the coding sequence ATGTCAGCAAGTGCAAAAATCATTCTACGAAAAAAGCCTAATACCAAAGGAATGTTTCCTTTGGCAATTAGGATAACTAAAAACCGCCGTTCTACCTATAAACATATCGGTCATTATATTGATATGGAAGATTGGGATGAGAAAAATCTTCGTGTAAAAAAGTCCCATCCTAATGCAAAAAGCCTAAATAGCTTATTGTCCTCAAAACTTACAGAAGTGAATAAGGGCTTAATGAATCTACAAAGTGAAGATGGTGATGTATCGGCCACCCAGATTAAGCGGAATATTTACAAACCTATTTCAAGTTTAACATTCTTTGATTATGCAAAAGAGCATTTAGACGCACTTGAAGCTGACAAGAAAATGAATAGATATACAACAGATACTGCACTCCTAACCTATATCAGTGATTTCCATAAATCAAAAGAATTGCGCTTTCAAGAAATTAATCTGCGGTTTCTCAAAAGATTCAAAACTTATCTCATGGGCAATAGAAATTTAACGGAGACTTCTGCCCTAAACGTAATGGTATTGATTCGCTTGATTTATAATAGAGCAATTGCTGATAAAGTGGTAAGTAAAGATTTATACCCTTTTGGTAAAGGCAGTTTCAAAATCAAATTTCCACAAACTATTAAAATAGGGCTTAACAAAAAGGAAATTACGCAGCTTGAAAATGTTCAAAACCTGTCAGAAGTACAACGTCACGCATTAAATGTTTGGCTTTTCAGTTTTTATTTTGCCGGGATGCGAGTTTCGGATGTTCTTTTTACCAAATGGTCAATGGTTTATGATGGTAGATTGAACTATAGGATGAGCAAGAACACGAAAATTGTATCACTCAAAATACCTCAAAAAGCAATGATAATATTGAAGTATTATGAGAATAATAAAAATGGAGCTGATGATTTTATTTTTCCTGAAATGAAAAAGGCTGATTTCAGTGAAGCCAAAGACGTTTATAATAAAATTAAAGTGGCGACCAGTAAATTCAACAAGAACCTAAAATCAATTGTTAAAAAAGCAGGAATCAACAAAAAAGTGACAATGCATATCGCACGACATTCATTTGGGAATATTGCGGGAGACTCAATTCATCCTCTCATGCTACAAAAACTCTACAGACACAGTGATCTAAAAACCACCATTAATTACCAGGCCAATTTTATTCATAAAGAGGCAGATGAAGCTCTTGACAGTGTTGTAAATTTCTAA
- a CDS encoding nitroreductase family protein — MDLLKGLNWRYATKKMTGKKIPQNQLDYILEAARLAPSSSGLQPYEIFVISNPSTLKDIRAVGYDQSPITECSHLLVFASWTNYTLEKITRVFDDMMSVRGLPKETMTNYKEIVWGMYEHLSNDWHAQHAAKQAYISFSMAIAAAAELEIDTTPMEGFLPDKVDEILGLGDMGLTSAVILTLGYRDTENDWNVKLKKFRKSKDDILHWID; from the coding sequence ATGGATTTATTAAAAGGATTAAACTGGCGATACGCCACAAAAAAAATGACTGGGAAAAAAATACCCCAAAATCAATTGGATTATATTCTGGAAGCTGCTAGATTGGCGCCATCGTCATCGGGTTTGCAACCCTATGAAATATTTGTAATATCGAACCCATCCACACTGAAGGATATTAGGGCGGTAGGGTATGACCAATCTCCAATCACAGAATGCTCTCACCTGCTTGTTTTTGCATCATGGACAAATTATACTCTGGAAAAGATAACTAGGGTATTTGATGATATGATGTCGGTACGAGGTCTGCCGAAAGAAACAATGACTAATTACAAAGAAATCGTTTGGGGTATGTACGAACACCTAAGCAATGATTGGCATGCCCAACACGCAGCCAAACAGGCCTATATTTCATTTTCAATGGCTATAGCCGCAGCAGCGGAACTGGAAATTGATACGACACCTATGGAAGGATTTCTTCCGGATAAAGTGGATGAAATATTAGGACTTGGCGATATGGGACTTACAAGTGCTGTTATTTTGACTCTTGGTTATAGAGATACAGAAAATGATTGGAATGTAAAATTGAAGAAATTTCGTAAATCAAAAGATGATATACTTCATTGGATTGACTAA
- a CDS encoding winged helix-turn-helix transcriptional regulator, with protein sequence MKSNNSMREQKETGLKACKFKIRAIHDVLYIIGGKWKISIIACLCYGNKRYSDLLDEVEGISGKMLSRELKEMEANNLVRRTVLDIQPIGVEYSLTAHGRSIKPIIDVIADWGNNHRDKILKENPS encoded by the coding sequence ATGAAATCAAATAATTCTATGCGAGAACAAAAAGAAACCGGGTTAAAGGCCTGTAAGTTTAAAATTCGAGCCATTCATGATGTACTGTATATAATTGGTGGCAAATGGAAGATTTCGATTATTGCCTGTTTATGCTATGGAAATAAGCGTTATTCCGATTTACTCGATGAAGTCGAAGGAATATCAGGAAAAATGCTGAGTAGAGAACTTAAAGAAATGGAAGCGAATAACCTAGTAAGGAGAACGGTGTTAGATATCCAACCTATTGGTGTGGAATATTCACTTACCGCCCATGGCCGTTCTATTAAACCCATTATAGACGTGATTGCGGATTGGGGTAATAATCACCGAGATAAAATACTAAAAGAGAACCCTTCATAA
- a CDS encoding SDR family oxidoreductase has product MNNKVLITGITGFLASHITIQLLNKGYKVIGTLRSHDRNDSIKSTIETHTKNIHNLSFAVADLNDDTVWDAVTRDVDFIQHVASPHPRQAPKSDDELLLPAKQGTLNILKSAAKNGVKRVVMTSSLGAVAYGKSYEELEKTLSEEDWTDETNLADTTAYYRSKTVAEKAAWGFVSYENIDLELVTICPGAILGPILESDFGTSANIVISLMDGSFPAIPKIEFDIVDVRSVADLQILAMESPTAKGKRYIATAGHLTLKEISQILKGKYPNRKIPVTELPNFVTKFLSLFQPMLKSILLETHNRKTTNKKAINELGWVPTSPQEAVISCAESLFLNNILK; this is encoded by the coding sequence ATGAACAACAAGGTATTAATTACAGGGATAACAGGCTTTTTAGCCTCCCATATAACAATCCAACTCTTAAATAAAGGTTACAAGGTCATAGGAACTTTACGCAGCCATGACCGTAATGATTCAATTAAATCAACCATTGAAACGCATACAAAAAACATTCATAATCTATCTTTTGCCGTAGCTGATCTCAACGATGATACTGTTTGGGATGCAGTTACACGAGATGTTGACTTTATCCAGCATGTAGCATCGCCACATCCGAGACAAGCTCCAAAATCAGATGATGAATTGTTGCTTCCTGCCAAACAAGGAACTTTAAATATCCTGAAATCCGCCGCTAAAAATGGTGTGAAAAGGGTGGTGATGACTTCCTCACTGGGTGCCGTTGCATATGGAAAGTCGTATGAGGAGCTTGAAAAAACACTTAGTGAGGAAGATTGGACAGATGAAACAAACTTGGCAGACACTACGGCCTATTACAGGAGCAAAACAGTCGCAGAAAAAGCTGCATGGGGATTTGTTAGTTATGAAAACATCGATTTAGAATTGGTAACTATTTGTCCAGGGGCAATATTGGGACCAATACTCGAAAGCGACTTTGGAACTTCCGCAAATATTGTAATCTCATTAATGGATGGGAGTTTTCCGGCAATTCCTAAAATCGAATTTGACATAGTTGATGTGCGCTCGGTCGCCGACCTACAAATATTAGCGATGGAATCGCCTACAGCAAAGGGCAAAAGATACATCGCAACAGCAGGGCATCTAACACTTAAGGAAATTTCTCAGATTCTTAAAGGGAAATATCCCAATAGAAAAATACCGGTCACAGAATTGCCAAATTTTGTAACAAAGTTTCTTTCCTTATTTCAGCCAATGCTAAAATCAATATTGCTTGAGACCCATAATCGTAAAACAACCAATAAGAAAGCCATCAATGAACTAGGTTGGGTACCCACATCACCTCAAGAAGCCGTCATATCATGCGCTGAAAGCTTATTTTTGAATAATATTTTAAAATAA
- a CDS encoding Crp/Fnr family transcriptional regulator produces the protein MEKLKSALAFAGILSSADIEILVDLFKYRKLKSEEHIEDFGKLSHEIVFVCSGVLRAYSIDGNRNEVTKYFIKENQFFANLESHYSSQPSTVAIQCVVASEVYTIPFSLFEKQFERFPNLFIFFKSVTESTLLNKIKDNDFLNFGDSKTKYMEFLLRYKVLAQTVPQKYIASYLKITPQSLSRIRNEVAKGGK, from the coding sequence ATGGAAAAACTAAAATCAGCTTTGGCGTTTGCTGGAATTCTGTCATCGGCAGACATAGAAATTTTGGTTGACCTTTTCAAGTATAGGAAACTCAAATCCGAAGAACACATAGAAGATTTTGGTAAACTTTCACATGAAATAGTGTTTGTTTGCAGCGGGGTTTTACGCGCCTACAGTATTGATGGCAACAGGAACGAAGTCACCAAATACTTTATCAAGGAAAACCAGTTTTTCGCCAATTTAGAAAGCCATTATTCATCACAGCCTTCAACGGTTGCAATTCAATGTGTCGTTGCCAGTGAGGTTTATACCATTCCATTTAGTTTATTTGAAAAGCAATTTGAGCGGTTTCCGAATTTATTCATTTTTTTTAAAAGTGTGACTGAATCCACATTACTTAACAAAATAAAGGACAACGATTTTTTGAATTTTGGTGATTCAAAAACCAAGTATATGGAGTTTTTGCTGAGATACAAAGTTTTAGCCCAAACCGTGCCTCAAAAGTATATCGCATCCTATCTAAAGATTACTCCGCAATCATTGAGTCGTATAAGAAATGAAGTAGCAAAAGGGGGAAAATAA
- a CDS encoding RteC domain-containing protein, producing the protein MRKKIQNILEKYREEIRIVNESDLSKFSNTERGILLSRKYLQKLRVTLREGSFENKENEIYFFKNQKPEIHGHLKYYAKLYKYLLQKPRGSDKSKRIFIDSEIKILQEYYYRNNDFIKYYRQNATFLDEFYFLRGNDNIGLISDTSYFYTDVEFSTSHDNAVAKIKAYDLLIVYYTNDLQDLKKQNKKNIDDQRAFDSLNLNWTANKIDLIELTYALISSGAVKGDIKDLATLFEKTYDIDLGNYYRSFLEIRGRKENPARFLDALKASLLKKIHDLDS; encoded by the coding sequence ATGCGTAAAAAAATCCAAAACATACTTGAAAAATACCGAGAAGAAATAAGAATAGTCAACGAATCGGATCTATCAAAATTTTCTAACACTGAGAGAGGTATATTACTATCAAGAAAGTATTTACAAAAGCTTCGTGTTACGCTTAGAGAAGGCTCTTTCGAAAACAAGGAAAATGAAATTTATTTTTTCAAAAATCAAAAACCTGAAATCCATGGACATTTAAAATATTATGCAAAATTGTACAAATATTTGCTACAAAAGCCAAGAGGCTCGGATAAGTCCAAAAGGATTTTCATCGATTCTGAAATTAAAATTCTGCAAGAATATTACTATCGAAATAATGATTTTATCAAGTACTATAGGCAGAATGCGACTTTTCTGGATGAGTTCTATTTTTTAAGAGGAAATGACAATATAGGTCTCATAAGTGATACATCATATTTCTATACTGATGTGGAATTTTCAACAAGCCACGACAATGCAGTGGCAAAAATCAAAGCCTATGATTTGCTTATAGTATATTATACCAATGACCTTCAAGATTTAAAAAAACAAAACAAAAAAAACATAGATGACCAGAGAGCATTTGATAGCCTAAACTTAAATTGGACCGCCAACAAAATTGATTTAATTGAACTGACCTATGCATTAATATCCTCAGGGGCAGTAAAAGGTGATATTAAAGATTTGGCAACACTTTTTGAAAAGACCTACGATATAGACCTGGGAAATTACTACCGAAGTTTTTTAGAAATAAGAGGGCGAAAAGAAAATCCCGCTCGCTTTCTAGATGCATTAAAAGCAAGCCTCTTAAAGAAAATACACGATTTGGATAGCTAA
- a CDS encoding helix-turn-helix domain-containing protein has translation MPTAIITTDDLREFKMELLDDIKNLLAKQEASGNIKKYLKSSEVMDLLQVSPGTLQNLRINGTLPYTKVGGIIYYDAAEIQKVMDANRVQHGLNL, from the coding sequence ATGCCAACAGCAATTATTACTACAGACGATCTTCGGGAATTCAAAATGGAATTGCTCGATGACATTAAAAACCTTCTTGCCAAACAAGAAGCTTCCGGAAATATCAAGAAGTATCTTAAATCTTCGGAAGTAATGGACTTGCTCCAAGTAAGTCCGGGAACACTACAAAATCTGCGTATCAACGGGACACTTCCCTATACAAAAGTAGGCGGAATCATTTATTACGATGCAGCGGAAATTCAAAAGGTTATGGATGCAAACCGTGTCCAACACGGGCTAAATTTATAG
- a CDS encoding ATPase, whose translation MDNPSKITEGGVEYSLGEFDGKSVLYDFPKILIYLNAKGKLLFGEKFRIYDEDKNILLKLCSYFIKDEENCKTYGIDTDKGLLLSGPVGCGKTSLMKLLRHIVPLQRPYEIIPCRNVTFSFNNLGFKTIEEYGNTKFFCFDDLGIEPPGRFYGKDLNVMGEVLLSRYELYQQTKHKIKTHATTNLNAEELEECYGNRVRSRMRELFNLIAFDKRAGDKRK comes from the coding sequence ATGGACAACCCCTCTAAAATAACCGAAGGTGGCGTGGAATATTCGCTTGGGGAGTTTGACGGCAAAAGTGTGCTTTATGATTTCCCTAAAATCTTGATTTACTTAAATGCTAAAGGCAAACTCCTTTTCGGAGAAAAATTCAGGATTTATGACGAGGATAAGAATATTCTGCTCAAGCTCTGTTCATATTTCATCAAGGATGAGGAGAACTGCAAGACTTATGGCATTGATACCGATAAGGGGCTTCTACTTTCCGGTCCCGTAGGCTGTGGCAAGACCAGTTTGATGAAGCTGTTGCGACACATAGTGCCGCTACAACGTCCGTATGAGATAATACCTTGCAGGAATGTCACTTTTAGCTTTAACAATCTTGGTTTTAAAACCATTGAAGAATATGGCAATACCAAATTTTTCTGTTTTGATGATTTGGGCATTGAACCCCCTGGACGGTTTTATGGGAAGGATCTGAATGTTATGGGTGAAGTGTTATTATCCCGCTATGAACTTTACCAGCAAACCAAACATAAAATAAAAACCCACGCCACCACCAATCTAAATGCAGAAGAACTGGAAGAATGCTACGGAAACCGTGTTCGTAGCAGAATGCGGGAACTGTTTAATTTGATTGCTTTTGATAAAAGGGCTGGGGATAAGAGGAAATAA
- a CDS encoding XRE family transcriptional regulator: protein MNTIGSKISDLRKQANMSLQGLADQVDVSKAAIQQYENGTSMPGNQILKRIATVLGVDFWEFFRVPKFNISIESVKFRDGNKLNNATEEENEVKKHVLSIVKNYLELESILEAKIDFENPIEDFIVHSNADVEKAVKKVRRKWKIGNAPIDSLTELLEDKGIKIIALERDTKSGGLSGWVNNIPLIVINNSGAHKRETTRKRFTIAHELGHLLMKFDITNISEDLEEIFCNRFAAAFLFVDEVAFEKFGKNRTSISLGELKDLKETYGISIQSIIFRLSSLKLIDDTIKQEIIKSYDLLLDNGDEHFGNYTKSEEAPIRFRKLIRIALTEKRIEKNKASELSGIPIDELQNLAIKNFDLI, encoded by the coding sequence ATGAATACAATAGGATCTAAAATATCTGATTTAAGGAAACAAGCAAATATGTCGCTACAAGGTCTTGCTGACCAAGTTGATGTATCTAAAGCAGCAATACAACAATATGAAAATGGGACTTCAATGCCGGGTAATCAAATCCTAAAAAGAATTGCCACGGTTTTAGGGGTAGATTTTTGGGAATTTTTTAGAGTTCCAAAATTTAATATCTCTATTGAATCTGTAAAATTTAGAGACGGAAATAAGCTCAATAATGCTACAGAAGAAGAAAATGAAGTTAAAAAACACGTTCTTTCTATTGTCAAAAACTATTTAGAATTAGAGTCTATTCTTGAGGCTAAAATTGATTTTGAAAATCCAATTGAAGACTTTATTGTCCATAGTAATGCTGATGTAGAGAAAGCTGTTAAAAAAGTAAGAAGAAAATGGAAGATTGGTAATGCCCCTATTGATAGTCTAACAGAACTGTTAGAAGATAAGGGCATAAAAATTATTGCACTAGAGAGGGATACAAAATCTGGAGGCTTGAGCGGTTGGGTAAATAATATACCACTTATAGTTATAAATAATTCTGGAGCGCATAAAAGAGAAACAACGCGCAAACGGTTCACCATTGCCCACGAATTGGGGCATTTGTTGATGAAATTTGATATAACGAATATAAGCGAAGACCTTGAAGAGATCTTTTGTAACAGATTTGCAGCTGCATTTCTTTTTGTTGATGAAGTTGCATTTGAAAAATTTGGAAAAAACAGGACTTCAATTTCTCTTGGGGAATTAAAAGATTTAAAGGAAACTTATGGAATATCTATTCAATCGATAATATTTAGGTTAAGTAGTTTAAAATTGATTGATGATACTATTAAACAAGAGATTATTAAAAGTTACGACCTGTTGTTAGATAATGGTGATGAACACTTTGGAAATTATACCAAAAGTGAAGAAGCACCAATAAGATTCCGAAAATTAATAAGAATTGCGTTAACCGAAAAAAGGATTGAAAAAAATAAAGCTTCAGAATTAAGTGGCATACCGATAGATGAATTACAAAATTTAGCAATTAAAAACTTTGATTTAATATAG